TTAAGGTAATCGATGGTACCAAGTTTATCAGCGAGATACTTTTCCTAAATAAACTTCTCACTTGGTGAATTATTTTCGAGCCCAGCCATCGTTAGATCCTGCACTCTGCACACGTATTCTCTTATCGCGATCGTCTTTCGTCTTTTGTATGGAGCTTTGACAGTGGATGAATATCACGAATAGATGGAACCGTGGAAGAGAGATATTACCTAGACCAGTATATTTTCATGAGCTGAAGGACTGTTTATTATAGTTATTCAACTAAAATTTGTTATAGAGTATGATGTTAAATGAATGTTTATCAGTGGATAACATGTTTATCAGTGAAGGAAATAGCGCATGCTTGTATAGAAATGTTTTATCACTATCAGGCTGGGATTCTGTTGGTAATTATACAGAGTATGGCGCACCACACGGATTTCTACGATTTTGGAGTCTCTTTTTGAAGTAATGGATTTATTACGTGCGTTGTTCTTTGACGACATTAATACAGATTAGATAccattaatgaattaaaaattcttgaatGAATGAGTATCAAGCATCTATATCggtaatttattaacaaaaaaaaaaaaaaaattattaagtattaaaaaaaaattttaactgCTACgatttagtaaaatataacaGCTTTTTTGTAGATTATATCGATTTACGAGCTATTCTACTAATCTTTGAAACgttctaattttttaacttactaatgcattttatttcacatcataaaataaaacaaattatttaaacgcGATAGCTTTCGAAAATTAGCCAGATGACGATAACATGTTCAAGAACTAAAGCAGTTAGATAGtaagtttaaatttaaaaattatctcgACTTTAGTCTTCTTCTAGTGGTTCCGCTGATCTGTACACGTCACATATGGAGGCACCTCGCAAACACATTTCACGCCGGCAGACCAAATCTCGGTTGGTTGTTCATCGCTCAATTCCTCGCCTATGTGCAGCATCAGATTACCGTGCCGGCACGTTACGTTTCCTGTAAGATCAATATGATGGAATTGGTATCGTTAATTATCTTGTTAGTAAAGTAAATTAGGCGAGTATCTAAATGATCAGGGAAGGATACTGAATAGCATAAATTGagtcttcttcttttcctggATTTTCGCCGACGATAGTATTAAATGTTCGTACCGAATGATCAGCTGATTATTTTACGATGATAACTTTATCGACGAGATTACGCGAAAAGATTAGCTATGAAATTCTATATTGTATTCTATATTGCTTCACATTGAAACTGAAAGGTAGATAGATCagtcaaattaaaatttctataatgaTAAACTAGGGAATTTGcgaattttattatgtaatgtTATTTTGAGAATTTCGAATAAGAAAGCATGAAAGATAATGCTACACGTTGAAGCACATTATTTTCAACGTCACGTACCTTCTACAGGGACTGATGTAGTGCTGTTATGTTTAGAAATAACGCTGTCGCTTGGACTCGCtgcaaaaacaaaattaattctagAAATACATTTCTCTTAGGgaaaattaatgtttctttCAGAAAATAACGATTTAACTCTGCCGTGGTACTTGAATTTTTGCATCTTAATTTAGGTTTCGTATGAATCGATAAAAAGACTTTTCATTTCACATCAATTTGATTTAAAACGTTCTCTAACGATAGAGGGATACGATTCGgtcaaaaatgaaattaaaaggagactttaaaaatatgctgatataatataataggagaattttaaataatgctTTAAAAGAATTGTTAATTTACTCTAGCCTaagatttatgaaattttctaacatTAAAAAGACATGATCCGGTAAAAAATAATCGATCAAAACGTAAAAAGCTTCAAAACTCGTGACCACTATTGTGAACTTACGATATCTATAAAAGGTTACAGGACAATAATGATTAAACAGGAAAAACACAGGTATCCACTTGTTATGAACTTGGGTAGCAGCTCCATCGAATAGAGCAGAGCACGGATCACGGTTCAGTTGCTGACAGAAAGGCTCGATATTCTCACCtaaaggaaaatttaattatgtttcattttgttattaataaattagataCCAATTACTTCGTTACACACGTTTCAgcttttctttcatattataCCTGTGTATCCCTCCATGCAAAGACACAACAACTTTGGATCAGCGTTTGGATAGAAGTACTCCCCAGCCTTATAAACTTTACCGTCaacgttacaagttatatTATCTGCTTCTTCCTCATCTAGAAAACTCAATCAAAACCATAGATCTTCACGTTCCATCTTTTCAGTGATATTCGtaagaatatgaatttgcatgaatATTCACAGTCTAACAATCATATTACTGAATTACTTAAAGAGAATGGGCTTTTAAATTTGAACATTTTCCTTATCGCAATCGTAATTTATTGTGTTTAATTTACTCACGGCAAAATGGAAATCCGCAACAAAGACCATACATTCTCCTATATGAACATCTTTCCTTCTCTGTACCATAACAACTTCCTAATTCCTCGCAATGGAAAAAGGCACTGCTcacacaataaaaatattcttttagttaATCTTATTTAGTTCCAGTAATGCGTGttcatgaaatttcaaatgattCCCACAAgacttataatatattcataaatgatttttgtcatagttcgaatgctttcatGACTTGCGGTATTAAAAGTAGTAACACATATACAGATCCCAacagaatatatagaatatatcgaTACAAAAGTTGAACTATTATATCTTATGAGCAAGGCTGTATGAAGGATTGGATTTGATTTGGATCTGTCTGCACGTATTGAACTTGCACTCAATAGTAATTGTTACGATCATCAAAGCTGATGTACTTACGTATTTTCGTACTGTGTACACGTACAATTCCAGTCGCAAGGATTGCTGTCCTCGGGTTTCAGCATCTCCCCGACGCTGTATTCGTGGCCATTCACATAGCATTTATCCCGTGACAAATTGTCCAGGTGACTACAATCGTATGCTTCCGCGCAACAGTCGTTAGGATTCGCGTAAATAGGAGTACAGCCAATCCCCTTGTAATGTCTCACAATCAATTGACCAGGACAATTTACTTCATTGCAGTCCTCTTTATTAACGAACCATGACCAGAATGAGCGAAGTAATTAGCAAGAATACATTGATTCGTGCAGGTGAAAAGTGTTGGagcaaacgaaataaaaatccttttatatacatatcttttaaacaataatataCAAGGAAAATACtaagaatgaaaatttactgtggtaaaattaaaacaaaaaataaaattagattaaattaatagaaatctcTGTCACGCCGAGAAGCGTAAAATCTTACTgtaaatgtatacatatatatgttagTTTTATGGCACAGCGCGATAGAGTGGAACTCCGTTTATGTGAactttatttatgtaatcgaaattttaataGCGCCTTGTTAATTGAACTTTATCTGAGCTCCTATTATCTGAATTGccgtaaatgaaaatttgctTGTTTGAACGTCCAACAATAAGACGAAggacaagaaaagaaaatgtactACGTTccttatttttgttttccttGTCTTATATACTgcagttttaattaaaaactgcATCGGGTgatgtataaaaaatgtttcaattaaAAGAGCGAAGATCACCTTGAAATCTAAGGTACGTCCACCGAGATAAAATTTCTAACCATCGAAAGATAGCGCCCTTGAAACGAAGTAAATtctacttgaaatattttgtcgaATAATGAATAGTTTACGAGATAATTGCGTGGGTAGATTTAAACGAGGCACTCTGCATTTAAGAGTAAATGTTTCGTGGAATCCTCATGTATGAACATGAACTGCTATTAATTGAACGAAAAATCGTAGGTGGTGAGGACGTACTTCTCCGACAAGTTCATATATCTACTGTATCAaacttattttaatttacacaTGCATCTTGACCGTTATTTTAACATGTTATCAGTTATCGAGTATTTATTCAAACCTCTTGTATATTTTCATCGAATGATGTGAGATAACATGATAATCAAGTGCAAACGATCATGTGCTAAAGTCTCGTAAATTCGTTATTTCTACGTATTATGCGTACACGATTATGACGATGTACAAGTGTGTTCGTTTTATCTGCAAATATGTGAATCTCCTGAAAACTACCAGTAAAATGATCAACATTTTTTGCTACATAATGACAACACAAATCGTAGTGAAATTTAATTGCAATGAAATTCACAACAGTagcaattaatttcaaaatcgaTCTACTACATCGATTTACTACAAAATAGAAAACTACCAGTTTcggagaaatatgaaatatttcgtgtCTGGAAAGAACACGCTCAAAGTATCCAGTTGTTAGACAACATAAGGCTTAAATCATTATGACAATCAATAGTACGAAGTATATCAggttattttttgtaaataaacttCTTACCTTGTCCTGTCACCTGAGCAATTATTAGGAACATCAGAAGAACGCATTTTCCAATGATCGAACGTGAATTATTATCGAATCCAGCCATCGTCAGATCGTGAACTCTGCACGCGTATTCTTCCGTCACCACCGCCTTCCGTCTTTTATATGTAGCTTTGACCGTGAATTTATACCGGGAATAGCTCGAACTATGGAAGGGAGTGGATATTACCGCGGTCGACGTTCTTTTCCATAAACTTAAGAACTAGTTGTTATAGTTAAACAACTGAAATGCGtcactgaatattaaataaacaaaagtaaaatgtTTATCAGTGAAAGTAGTAAGGCAGTCTTACACAGAAATTTTTCATCACAGTCAGATAAGAATTGTATTGGTAAATACATGTATAGAATGTGGCGCACCTCAtgaatttcaatgattttGGAGTCCGTTGTCGAGGTCGATGTCCAAAATAATTGCGTCGATCGCACGCTTGAACTTGTTACGTACGTTCTTGTTCTTTGGCAACATTAATACACATCACATTATCACGCTACCAATGGCGGAATGCATTAAACATTCTTGAATAATTGATCTCAAACATTTATATTAGTAATTTATTACCAAACCGCGTATACTCATTTTGGAGGGAAgggatttttaaaaatgtcagCTTCCTTGATTTATTCAAGTACACAAACCTTTGATAAAGTATGTCGATTTATGAATCATTCCAATAAACCATTGGAACgttctaattttctaataaactaAAGCATTTTACTTCACGTTATTCAAATGCGATTCATTACAGAATATTGGACGAatgatagtaaaaaaaaaaattcagctattaaaataataatacatacatacatatatatttatttttcgtttggaAATTCTATAGATCACTAACAAAGTGAAACACTTGCTCTTTAACTTTCTTACACGTCACAACTGGAGGCACTTCGCACACGCATGTTACGAGGGGATGATTAACCATGTGATTAGATGGTTGGTCCAGGCTCAATTCGTCGCCTATGTGCAGCATAACATTACCATGCTGGCACATTCTGCTTTCTGTGAGAGTAATATGGTAGAATTAC
The nucleotide sequence above comes from Bombus fervidus isolate BK054 chromosome 6, iyBomFerv1, whole genome shotgun sequence. Encoded proteins:
- the LOC139988418 gene encoding uncharacterized protein isoform X4, translated to MMAGLGNKRYSIIQTCVLLMFLIVVQVTGQVSEENCGEIKCPGPLRYYKALGCTPIYVNPDDNCAEAYDCSHLDDWSRDKCYVNGHEYSVGETLRPEDSNPCDRNCTCTHSNNDANFACAKRKTCDRVEEESCLYRRAHGLCCDDPFCDEEEADNITCNVDGKVYKAGEYFYPNADPKLLCLCMEGYTGENIEPFCQQLNRDPCSALFDGAATQVHNKWIPVFFLFNHYCPVTFYRYPSPSDSVISKHNSTTSVPVEGNVTCRHGNLMLHIGEELSDEQPTEIWSAGVKCVCEVPPYVTCTDQRNH
- the LOC139988418 gene encoding uncharacterized protein isoform X1, with the protein product MCSSDVLNRRSSNRTSSSYSRYKFTVKATYKRRKAVVTEEYACRVHDLTMAGFDNNSRSIIGKCVLLMFLIIAQVTGQEDCNEVNCPGQLIVRHYKGIGCTPIYANPNDCCAEAYDCSHLDNLSRDKCYVNGHEYSVGEMLKPEDSNPCDWNCTCTQYENTAFFHCEELGSCYGTEKERCSYRRMYGLCCGFPFCHEEEADNITCNVDGKVYKAGEYFYPNADPKLLCLCMEGYTGENIEPFCQQLNRDPCSALFDGAATQVHNKWIPVFFLFNHYCPVTFYRYPSPSDSVISKHNSTTSVPVEGNVTCRHGNLMLHIGEELSDEQPTEIWSAGVKCVCEVPPYVTCTDQRNH